One stretch of Pedobacter riviphilus DNA includes these proteins:
- the kdpB gene encoding potassium-transporting ATPase subunit KdpB: MKPNNKLFEPALVQTALKESFIKLDPRVMVRNPVMFTVEIGTLVMAYVTIYSFSHNGQGSPLYNFFIFLVLLLTVLFANFAEAIAEARGKAQADSLRKTREETPAKVLLANGTIEIRSSNQLKKGDVFICETGDTIPTDGEIIEGIATIDESAITGESAPVIRESGGDKSSVTGGTKVLSDEIKVQVSTAPGESFLDKMIALVEGASRQKTPNEIALTILLASFTLVFIIVCVTLKPFADYANTPITIAALISLFVCLIPTTIGGLLSAIGIAGMDRALRANVITKSGKAVETAGDIDVLLLDKTGTITIGNRKATNFYPTTGLNIKAFTDACVLSSLADETPEGKSIVELAAEQGIKSSGTPEGSTFIKFTAETRSSGLDTADGRRIRKGAFDSIRNIVEKAGNIFPSDIENHVKTIATNGGTPLVVSENEKALGVIELQDIIKPGISERFERLRKMGVKTVMVTGDNPLTAKYIAEKAGVDDFIAEAKPEDKMNYIKDEQTMGKLVAMMGDGTNDAPALAQADVGVAMNSGTQAAKEAGNMVDLDNDPTKLIEIVEIGKQLLITRGTLTTFSIANDVAKYFAIVPALFIASIPALQSLNIMGLHSPESAIMSAVIFNAIIIPILIPLALKGVAYKPIGATALLRRNLFIYGIGGVVAPFIGIKIIDLLVGLFV; this comes from the coding sequence ATGAAACCCAATAATAAATTGTTCGAACCTGCCTTGGTGCAGACCGCACTAAAAGAATCTTTCATCAAGCTTGATCCAAGGGTAATGGTACGAAACCCGGTGATGTTTACCGTAGAAATCGGAACGCTGGTAATGGCTTATGTTACCATATACTCTTTCAGCCATAACGGGCAGGGATCGCCTTTATACAATTTCTTTATCTTTTTAGTTTTATTGCTTACCGTACTGTTTGCAAACTTTGCCGAAGCCATTGCCGAAGCAAGGGGTAAAGCACAAGCCGATAGCCTTCGTAAAACAAGAGAAGAAACACCAGCTAAAGTGCTTTTAGCAAACGGAACCATCGAGATCCGTTCATCAAACCAGTTAAAAAAAGGTGATGTGTTTATTTGTGAAACTGGCGATACCATTCCTACTGATGGAGAGATTATTGAAGGTATTGCGACTATCGACGAATCGGCCATTACAGGTGAGTCTGCCCCTGTAATCCGTGAATCAGGAGGTGATAAATCTTCGGTAACCGGAGGTACAAAAGTTTTATCAGATGAGATTAAAGTTCAGGTGAGTACTGCTCCCGGAGAAAGTTTTTTAGATAAAATGATTGCTTTGGTTGAAGGTGCATCACGTCAGAAAACACCAAATGAAATTGCTTTAACCATTTTATTGGCCAGTTTTACTTTGGTATTCATCATTGTATGCGTAACCTTGAAACCTTTTGCCGATTATGCCAATACACCGATAACCATTGCGGCATTGATTTCCCTTTTTGTCTGTCTGATTCCAACAACCATCGGCGGACTTTTATCTGCCATTGGTATAGCCGGAATGGACAGGGCATTAAGAGCCAATGTAATTACCAAATCGGGTAAAGCGGTAGAAACTGCAGGCGATATTGATGTGTTGCTATTAGACAAGACCGGAACCATCACCATTGGTAACCGTAAAGCCACCAATTTTTATCCAACTACAGGGCTAAACATTAAAGCTTTTACCGATGCCTGCGTACTAAGCTCGTTGGCAGATGAAACCCCAGAAGGAAAATCGATTGTTGAACTGGCTGCTGAGCAGGGTATCAAATCTTCCGGAACACCAGAAGGATCTACATTCATCAAATTTACCGCCGAAACCCGCTCAAGTGGCTTAGATACAGCCGACGGGAGAAGGATTAGAAAGGGTGCTTTCGATTCGATCAGGAATATAGTTGAAAAAGCTGGAAATATTTTCCCTTCCGACATTGAAAATCATGTGAAAACTATTGCTACCAATGGAGGAACGCCACTTGTGGTGTCTGAAAATGAAAAAGCTCTTGGCGTAATTGAGTTACAGGATATTATTAAACCTGGCATCAGCGAACGTTTCGAACGCTTGAGGAAAATGGGTGTGAAAACAGTAATGGTTACTGGTGATAATCCATTGACTGCTAAATACATCGCAGAAAAAGCTGGTGTTGATGATTTTATTGCAGAGGCTAAACCTGAAGATAAAATGAACTACATCAAAGATGAGCAAACAATGGGTAAACTGGTAGCAATGATGGGCGATGGTACCAATGATGCCCCAGCTTTGGCCCAGGCCGACGTGGGTGTAGCTATGAACAGTGGAACACAGGCTGCAAAAGAGGCAGGTAATATGGTTGATTTGGATAACGACCCAACCAAATTGATCGAGATTGTGGAAATTGGTAAACAATTGCTGATTACCCGTGGTACACTCACTACTTTTTCCATCGCAAATGATGTGGCCAAGTATTTTGCCATTGTTCCGGCTTTGTTTATTGCGTCTATACCAGCTTTGCAAAGCTTGAACATTATGGGCTTGCATTCGCCAGAATCAGCTATTATGTCGGCTGTTATTTTTAATGCCATTATTATTCCAATCCTGATTCCGCTAGCATTAAAAGGGGTTGCCTATAAACCTATCGGTGCAACTGCTTTATTACGTAGAAACCTATTTATATATGGTATTGGTGGTGTAGTAGCCCCGTTTATAGGCATTAAAATAATCGATTTATTGGTCGGTTTATTTGTATAA